The Medicago truncatula cultivar Jemalong A17 chromosome 4, MtrunA17r5.0-ANR, whole genome shotgun sequence genome includes a region encoding these proteins:
- the LOC11440186 gene encoding uncharacterized protein, with amino-acid sequence MGNCQAIDTATLVIQQPNGKEERLYWPVTASEVMKTHPDHYVALLISTTLCTSKDKENCSNKRSDDDDDNNNNKVRITRIKLLKPTDTLLLGQVYRLISAQEVTKGMWAKKQAKMKRNSLPESAQKSNQIKERINDKTANRSEPKDNKETKSERHESRTKATTNGGNHNNKSRTWQPSLQSITESAS; translated from the exons ATGGGAAATTGTCAAGCTATTGATACAGCAACTCTTGTAATACAACAACCAAATGGTAAAGAAGAAAGGTTGTATTGGCCAGTCACTGCTAGTGAAGTGATGAAGACACACCCTGATCACTATGTTGCTCTtcttatctccacaacattatGCACTTCAAAAGacaaagaaaattgttcaaataagCGTAGCGACGacgacgacgacaacaacaataacaaagttcGTATTACACGTATAAAACTTCTTAAGCCAACAGATACACTTTTGCTTGGTCAAGTTTATAGACTCATCTCAGCTCAAG AGGTTACAAAGGGTATGTGGGCAAAGAAACAAGCAAAGATGAAGAGAAACTCTTTGCCAGAATCAGCACAAAAGTCAAATCAGATTAAGGAAAGGATTAATGATAAAACAGCTAATAGGTCTGAACCTAAAGATAACAAG GAAACAAAATCTGAAAGACATGAGTCAAGgacaaaagcaacaacaaatgGTGGCAATCATAACAATAAGTCAAGAACATGGCAACCCTCTTTACAAAGCATCACTGAATCTGCCAGCTGA
- the LOC11439636 gene encoding LIM domain-containing protein WLIM1, protein MASFAGTAQKCNTCEKKVYWVEQLTADNKVFHKSCFRCHHCKGTLKLSNYCSFESVLYCKPHFDQLFKMTGSLYKSFEGITRIYRVERSTDQVQAYNKVSRFFAGTQEKCVGCKKTVYPIEKVAVDGESYHKNCFRCTHGGCIISPSNYVAHEHRLYCRHHHTQIFKQKGNFSQFDKIEQV, encoded by the exons ATGGCATCATTTGCAGGCACTGCACAGAAATGTAATACATGTGAAAAGAAAGTCTACTGGGTGGAACAGCTCACTGCTGATAACAAAGTGTTCCACAAGTCTTGCTTCAGATGCCACCATTGCAAGGGCACACTCAAG CTGAGTAACTATTGTTCTTTTGAGAGTGTTCTATACTGTAAGCCTCATTTTGATCAACTCTTTAAGATGACTGGCAGTTTGTACAAAAGTTTTGAAG GTATAACAAGAATTTATAGAGTTGAAAGATCAACTGATCAG GTCCAAGCATATAACAAGGTTTCAAGATTTTTTGCTGGAACTCAAGAAAAATGTGTTGGTTGCAAGAAAACAGTGTACCCAATTGAAAAG GTAGCTGTTGATGGAGAATCTTACCATAAGAATTGCTTCAGGTGCACACATGGAGGTTGTATAATCAGTCCATCAAACTATGTGGCACATGAACATCGCCTTTATTGTAGACATCACCATACTCAGATCTTCAAACAGAAGGGTAATTTCAGCCAATTTGATAAGATTGAACAAGTCTAA